CGCGCGCTTCGACCTTGAGCAGCGAGTCTTCGCCGGGCGTGAGGTCGAAACGATAGGCGCCGGTGGCGCGCTTCGAATCGAGCAGGGCATAGAACACGAGATGCTTGTCGCCGGCAGCGGGGCGCTCGATCCAGAACTCGCGGAACGCCGGGAATTCCTCGGCGATCGGCAGTCCCGTGTCGATGGCCAGCCCTCGCGCGGACAGGCCGTAGACCTGCCCCTTGCCGATCACGCGGAAGTAGCTCGCACCGAGCACGCTCATGATCTCGTCGAGCTTGCCCGGCTCGTTGATCGGGTAGAGCACGCGAAAGCCCGCATAGCCGAGGTTATGCGTGGCACTGCGATCGAGCTTGAGATCGCCGAAGTCGAAACGGCGCGTGTCGTACTTGATCTCGTCGATCTTCGCGTTGGGGCCGTTGCCGACGATTTCGTTGATCTTCACCGGCGAGCTGAACTGCATGCCCTGATGATAGAAGCCGAGACGGAACGCCGTGGGCTGGTCGTTCCATTCGAAGGCTTCCCGGCGCGGCTGGATCTTGATGTAGTCGCCGAACTGCATCCTGGCGAACTCGGGAGTGAGGTTGCTCGCCGGGGCGGTGTAGGGCTTGTCGGCCAGCGTTTTCGCGCGGGTCGTGACGTCATCGAGGGAGAAGGCATGCGCTTGCGCGGCACCCAGCACAGCGGTGCATGCCACGATCATGGGGGCGAACGCTCGAACGCGTTCGCGCCAGGACATCGCAGAGGAAAACAGAACCAAGAATCTCTCCAAAAAACGGTGGCTCGACACCGGAGGGTTCGCCGTGGCCGGACAAAAACGTGGCAGCGTGAAACTCGCATTGTGGCAAAGTATCGCATTTCGCGTCGTCCACGGAGCCATGGCTCCCATGGACGGCACCAATCGTCAAGCCGACGCATGTGTGTGCTGCGGCGTGCCCCTGGACCTTGCCGGGTGGTGGGCCAGCGCGTAGCAGTGACCGTCCGTCGCGCCTCATTGGATCGCTTTGTCATGAGAATGTTCTCCGCGCTGGCGTTTGCCGCCAGTCTCGTCGTGGCGCCGGCCTTCGCCGACGCCCCCGTAGCCGGGAATACCCCCGTCGCCATGCCGTCCGCGGCGGCGAAACAGGCGTTCATCGATGAACTCGTCGCCCGCATGACGCTCGACGAGAAGATCGGCCAGTTGCGCCTCATCAGCATCGGCGCGGACATGCCGCAGGCCCGGCTCATCGAGGAAATCGCCGCCGGGCGCGTCGGCGGCACGTTCAACTCGGTCACGCCGGCGGACAATCGTCCGCTGCAGGACGCCGCCGTCAAGCAAAGCCGTCTGAAGATCCCCATCTTTTTCGCATACGACGTTGTGCATGGCCACCGCACGGTGTTCCCGATCAGCCTCGGTCTGGCGTCGAGCTGGGACATGTCGGTCGTGAAGAACGCCGCGCGCGTGGCGGCGGTCGAGGCCAGCGCCGACGGGCTCGACGCCACCTTCGCGCCGATGGTCGACATCTCGCGCGACCCGCGCTGGGGCCGGACTTCCGAAGGTTTCGGCGAAGACCCGTATCTCGTGTCCCAATGCGCGCGTGCGAGCGTGCAGGGCTTCCAGGGCACGTCGCCCGCGAACCCGGACAGCCTGATGGCGTTCGTGAAGCACTTCGCGCTGTACGGCGCGGTCGAGGGCGGACGCGACTACAACGTCGTGGACATGAGCCCGATGCGCATGTATCAGGACTATCTGCCGCCGTATCGCGCCGGACTCGATGCGGGCGCGGGCGGTGTGATGATCGCCCTCAATTCGATCAACGGCACGCCAGCCACGTCGAACAAGTGGCTGTTGCGCGATCTGCTGCGCGACGAGTGGGGCTTCAAGGGCGTGACGGTGAGCGATCATGGCGCCATCGAGGAACTGATGCGCCATGGCGTGGCGAAGGACGGTCGCGAGGCGGCGAAGCTCGCGATCGAGGCGGGGGTGGACATGAGCATGGCCGACGTCCAGTACCTCAAGCAGTTGCCGGATCTCGTGAAGTCGGGCGAGGTCCCCATGCGCGACATCGACAGCGCCGTGCGCGAGGTGCTGGGCGCGAAGTACGACATGGGCCTCTTTGCCGATCCATATCGCCGTATTGGCCGTATTGGGGGTGACGCGGCCCACGATCCGAAGGACGTGAACGCCGAGAGCCGTCTGCATCGCGAGGCGGCACGCGACGCCGCACGCAAGTCCATCGTCCTGCTGGAGAACCGCCACGACACGCTGCCGCTCAGGAAGGCCGGCAAGGTGGCCGTGATCGGCCCGCTCGCCGACGCGAAGATCGACATCATGGGCAGCTGGTCGGCGGCCGGCAAGTCGGCGCAGGCCGTCACGCTGCTGCAGGGCGTGCGCGACGCGCTGGGCGCGCAGGCTCGGGTGACATACGCGCGCGGCGCGAACGTCACCGACGATCCGCGCGTCGTCGAATACCTGAACTTCCTCGACTGGGACAATCCGGAGGTCGTGCAGGACAAGCGCACGCCGCAGCAGATGATCGACGAGGCGGTGCAGGTCGCGCGCGACGCCGACACATTGATCGTGGCCGTGGGCGAGTCGCGCGGCATGTCGCATGAAGCGTCGAGCCGCACGAGCCTGTCGCTGCCGGGCAGCCAGCTCGCGTTGCTGCAGGCGCTCAAGGCCACCGGCAAGCCGCTGGTGGTCGTGCTGATGAACGGCCGTCCGCTCGATCTGAACTGGCCGCAGGCGAATGCCGACGCCATGCTCGAGACGTGGTACACGGGCACCGAAGGCGGTCACGCGATTGCCGACGTGCTGTTCGGCGATTACAACCCGTCGGGCAAGCTGCCGATGTCGTTCCCGCGCTCCATCGGCCAGATTCCGACCTACTACAACCAGTTGCGCATCGGCCGTCCGTTCACGCCGGGCAAGCCCGCGAACTACACCTCGCAGTATTTCGAAGAGGACTCGGGGCCGCTGTACGCCTTCGGCTACGGGCTGAGCTACACGTCGTTCGAGGTCTCGAAGGTGAAGCTCTCGGCGAAGACATTGGCGCGCGGCGGCAAGCTCGATGCGAGCGTGACAGTGCGCAACACCGGCAAGCGCGAGGGCGAGACCGTCGTGCAGCTTTATTTGCAGGATGTGGCCGCTTCCATCGTGCGTCCGAACAAGGAGTTGAAGGGCTTCCAGAAGGTGAGTCTGAAGCCTGGCGAATCGCGCACGGTGCACTTCACCATCGAGGAAGGCCTGCTCAAGTTCTACAACGCAAAGCTGCAATACGTGGCCGAGCCCGGGGACTTCAACGTGCAGATCGGGCTGGATTCACAGCACGTCGAGCAGGCGACCTTCACGCTTCAATAAGTCGTCCGCGTCGATCGCTCATGGCTCGCTTCGGCGAGCGACAGCCTCACACCGCCTGCCTCTGGAATTCCCCTGCCAGGAATTCCACGCAGGCGCGCACTTTCGCCGACGACGCCACACGGGACGGGTACACGGCCCACACATTGGCCGGCTGCGTGACCTCGGGCAGCACCTGCACCAGATCCCCTCGTGCGATGAGCGCTCCCACATCCCACATCGAGCGCAGCACGATGCCCTGTCCGTCGAGCGCCCACTGCACCGCGACTTCGCCGTGATTGGTCGAGAGCGGTCCGGTGACCTTCAGCGACACCGCCTCGCCGCGAAGCTGCAGCCGCCACATACCGAACGGGTGATCGCGCTCCTTGATCACGATGCACGCGTGCCCGGCCAGATCGCTCAACTGGCGCGGCGTGCCGTGGGCGTCGAGATACGTCGGCGAGGCGCACAGCACGCGATGATTGTCGGCGAGTTTGCGCGCGATCAGATGCGGCGCGATGTCGTCGCCGATGCGCACGTCCAGATCGTAGCCTTCGGCCGCCACGTCGACGAGGCGATCGAACAGATCGAGCCGCACGTTCAATTGCGGATGCAGCGCGCGCAGACGCGACATCGCCGGGGCGACGACGTGGCGTCCGAATCCGAAACTGCTCGATACCCGCAGCGTGCCGCGCGGCACCTGCCGCGTGCTCGAGACATCCTCGACGAGACGATTCACGTCGTCGAGAATCTTCTCCGCCCACGCGTAGACCCGCTCGCCGGCATCGGTGATCGCCACGCGCCGGGTCGAGCGGTGCAGCAGGCGCGTACCCAGATCCGCTTCGAGCATGCCGACGCGCTTGCTCACGTAGGCCGGCGAGACGCCCAGCGCCTCGGCCGCGGCGGAAAAACTGGCGCGGCGCGCGACCTGACAGAACACGCGCAGATCGTCGAGATTCGGGTTGACGGGCAGGGGTTTATTCACGATTCGTGGATAGTGGATTAACCGATTGTGGGATTTTATCCGCGATGGAATGGAATAACCTAACGCCATCAAGTAAGTCAACGTAATCCACTCATCCGCCCCCATCAGGAGACAGACATGACCGCCACGTCCACTTCGTCCGCGCAACGCCCGTTCAGGATCGCCGTGATTCCCGGCGACGGCATCGGCAAGGAAGTGATGCCCGAGGGCCTGCGCGTGCTGGACGCGGCGGCCCGCCGCTTCGGCATCGCGCTCGATTACCGGCACATCGAATGGGCGAGCTGCGATTACTACGCCAGGCATGGCCAGATGATGCCGGACGACTGGAAGCAGCAGCTCGACGGCGTCGACGCGATCCTGTTCGGTGCGGTGGGCTGGCCCGAGACCGTGCCCGATCACATCTCGCTGTGGGGTTCGCTGCTCAAGTTCCGTCGCGAATTCGACCAGTACATCAACCTGCGCCCGGCGCGGCTCTTCGACGGCGTGCCGTCGCCGCTCGCGGGTCGCGAAGCGGGCGACATCGACTTCCTGATCGTGCGCGAGAACACCGAGGGCGAGTATTCGTCGGTCGGCGGCGTGATGTTCGAGGGCACGGAGCGCGAATTCGTCGTGCAGGAGTCGGTCTTCACGCGCCACGGGACGGAGCGCGTGCTCAAGTTCGCGTTCGATCTCGCGCAGCAGCGCGCGCGCAAGCATGTGACGGTCGCCACGAAGAGCAACGGCATTTCGATCTCGATGCCGTGGTGGGACAAGCGTGCGGCCGAGACGGCGGCGAAGTATCCGGACGTGACGTGGGACAAGCAGCACATCGATATTCTGTGTGCGCGCTTCGTGCTCAACCCGGATCGCTTCGACGTGGTGGTCGCGTCGAACCTGTTCGGCGACATCCTCTCGGACCTGGGGCCTGCCTGCACCGGCACGATTGGCATTGCGCCGTCGGGCAACCTGAACCCCGAGCGCAGGTTCCCGTCGCTGTTCGAGCCGGTGCACGGTTCGGCGCCGGACATCGCCGGCAAGAACATCGCCAACCCGATCGGCATGATCTGGACCGCGGCGATGATGCTCGACTTCCTCGGTCACGGCGAAGGTCGTGCGCGCGAGGCGCACGACGCCATCGTTGCCGCGATCACCAAGGTCATCAAGGCAGGGCCGCGCACCGGCGACATGGGCGGGCGTGCGAACACGACCGAAGTGGGTCAGGCGATCGCCGCCGTCGTGAGCGCGGGTTGAGCCTGCGGGGACTGTCGATCCTCCGGTTGCGACGGTGCGGCGGGCGGCGATCCCGATGACGCGGGGCGAGCGGCGAAGTGCCGGTTGGGGATCGCCGGCACGCCGAGGTTCTCGCGGAACGTGCGGCCTTCGTAGTGCGTGCGGAACAGGCCGCGCCGCTGCAGTTCCGGCACGACCAGATCCACGAACGACGTAATGCCCACGGGCGCGCTGGGGAACATGATGTTGAAACCGTCGGCCGCGCCTGTCTCGAACCAGTGCTGGAAGTCGTCCGCGATCGATTCGGGCGTGCCGACCAGCACGCGGTGCCCGCCGCCGGTAAAGCGCGTGTAGAGCTCGCGCACGGTCGGCTGCTCGCGGCGAATCCAGTCCACCAGCAATTTCTGACGACTCTTGTGCGAGTTCGTCTCGGGCACGTGCTCCGGCAATGGCACCTTCGCGTCGAGCGGCAGGCTGCCGAGGTCGATGCCCAGGCTCGCGTAGTTCGTCAGCGCGTGCAGCACGACCGCCGGATCGCGATGCGCGAGCAGCGAGTCGTAGATCGCTTGCGCTTCGGCCTGTGTGCGTCCCACGATGGGCGAGACGCCGGGCAGGATGAAAATGTGCTCGGGGCGTCGTCCGTACTTGAGCGCGCGCGTCTTCACGTCGGCATAAAAGGCTCGGGCGTCTTCGATGTCCTGCGCGGCGGTGTAGAGCAGCTCGCCCGCCCGCGCGGCCAGTTCCCGGCCCGCTTCGCTCGAACCCGCCTGCGCGATCACCGGCCAGCCCTGCACCGGACGCGGTGCGCTCAGCGGCCCGCGCACGCGGAAGTGCTTGCCGCGATGATCGAGCGTGCGAATCCGCGCCGGATCGGCCCATTGGCCCGTCGCCTTGTCGCGAATAAAGGCATCCTCGGCGTGGCTGTCCCACAGCCCCGTCACCACGTCGTAGAACTCGTTGGCGCGTTCGTAGCGCAATGCATGATCGACGTGATCATCGCGATTGAAATTCTCGCCGCCGCCCGTCGAAGTGACGAGGTTCCAGCCTGCGCGTCCGCCGGAGAGATGGTCGAGCGACGCGAACGCGCGCGCCACGTTGTAGGGCTCGCTGTAGGTCGTGCTCACAGAGGCGACCAGGCCGATGTGCTTCGTCGCGCCGGCAAGCCCTGCGAGCAGCACGACGGGATCCCAGCGCGGCGCGCCCGGGCTGTGCGCGAGTGCCACCGGATCGGTCGACATGAACAGATTGTCGAAGAAGAACAGCGCGTCGAAGCAGCCGCGTTCCAGTTCCTGTGCGTAATGGCGATAGCGCGCGAATTGCGAATCCGCGTCCGTGTCGGTGTCGGGGTGACGCCAGCTGTCGCCTTGCACGGCGGAGCCCGACATATAGGCGCCTAGCCGAAGCTTGCGGGTGGGTTGACTCATGAGGTCGCTCTCTCGCGCATTTGCGCGTCAACGATTCAATAACGGATTCAATAACGGATTCGATAACGGCATCGCGCGGCAATGCGGCAATGCCTCGGCAGACCTGCACGATAAGGGCGCACGCGGCCCGTGCACAAACAACGAAATTCGATAAGCACGACAGCGAATCCGGCATAAGCAAACCTGCCGCGCGAGCGCTATGGATCGCAATAATCGATGGTTGGGTGCTGTGTGGCGCATCCCTACACTGACACGTCCGCTCACTCCTGTTGCCGCGCTAGCACGTGGCGTTACAACATGACGAATCCCGCTTCCCGTGCCGTACCCGAAATCAGCCCTGTGATCGATGCGTTCATCGCGGCGTCCGCCATCGCCTTCGGGCTGTACGTGTCGGCGCCCTCGCGCGCCGCGCTGATCCGCACGACGCTGGCGCGTTCCGCAAAGCGCGATCTGCGCGCGCGGCTGAACGAACGATGGCGTGAGCGTTGGCCGCAGCTGCGCGCCGGCTTGCGCCGCGGCGTCTCGGTGGCGTTGAGCGTTGCCGCGATACTCCCTTTCGCCAGCAAGGCGGCCGACAAGCCGGTGCTCGTCGTGGGCGATCAGGCCTATAACGCGCAGAGTTTGTTCGAAGCGTCGGGGGCGTTGCGCGACGCGCCGTACACCGTCGCGTGGAAGCAATTCCCGGCCGGCACGCCAGTGATCGAAGCGGTCAATGCCGGCGCGCTCGACATCGGTCTGCAGGGCGACGGGCCGGTGCTCTTTCTCGCGGCGCAGGGCGCGCAGGTGAAGGTCATCGGCATCTATCGCGACAGTCCCGACAGTGTGGTGCTGCTCGCCGGCCCGCACACACAGATCAAGTCCGTGGAGGATCTGCAGGGCAAGACCGTGGCGGTCACGCGCGGCGGCTGGTCGCAGCAACTCGTGCTGGCGGCGCTCGCGTCGAAGGGGCTGCCGCTCGATTCGGTGAAGTACTCGTACCTCGCGTCGGTCGATTCGGCGGCGGCGCTGCAGGCGGGCAAGGTCGA
The Pandoraea pulmonicola DNA segment above includes these coding regions:
- the bglX gene encoding beta-glucosidase BglX, translating into MFSALAFAASLVVAPAFADAPVAGNTPVAMPSAAAKQAFIDELVARMTLDEKIGQLRLISIGADMPQARLIEEIAAGRVGGTFNSVTPADNRPLQDAAVKQSRLKIPIFFAYDVVHGHRTVFPISLGLASSWDMSVVKNAARVAAVEASADGLDATFAPMVDISRDPRWGRTSEGFGEDPYLVSQCARASVQGFQGTSPANPDSLMAFVKHFALYGAVEGGRDYNVVDMSPMRMYQDYLPPYRAGLDAGAGGVMIALNSINGTPATSNKWLLRDLLRDEWGFKGVTVSDHGAIEELMRHGVAKDGREAAKLAIEAGVDMSMADVQYLKQLPDLVKSGEVPMRDIDSAVREVLGAKYDMGLFADPYRRIGRIGGDAAHDPKDVNAESRLHREAARDAARKSIVLLENRHDTLPLRKAGKVAVIGPLADAKIDIMGSWSAAGKSAQAVTLLQGVRDALGAQARVTYARGANVTDDPRVVEYLNFLDWDNPEVVQDKRTPQQMIDEAVQVARDADTLIVAVGESRGMSHEASSRTSLSLPGSQLALLQALKATGKPLVVVLMNGRPLDLNWPQANADAMLETWYTGTEGGHAIADVLFGDYNPSGKLPMSFPRSIGQIPTYYNQLRIGRPFTPGKPANYTSQYFEEDSGPLYAFGYGLSYTSFEVSKVKLSAKTLARGGKLDASVTVRNTGKREGETVVQLYLQDVAASIVRPNKELKGFQKVSLKPGESRTVHFTIEEGLLKFYNAKLQYVAEPGDFNVQIGLDSQHVEQATFTLQ
- a CDS encoding LysR family transcriptional regulator; this encodes MPVNPNLDDLRVFCQVARRASFSAAAEALGVSPAYVSKRVGMLEADLGTRLLHRSTRRVAITDAGERVYAWAEKILDDVNRLVEDVSSTRQVPRGTLRVSSSFGFGRHVVAPAMSRLRALHPQLNVRLDLFDRLVDVAAEGYDLDVRIGDDIAPHLIARKLADNHRVLCASPTYLDAHGTPRQLSDLAGHACIVIKERDHPFGMWRLQLRGEAVSLKVTGPLSTNHGEVAVQWALDGQGIVLRSMWDVGALIARGDLVQVLPEVTQPANVWAVYPSRVASSAKVRACVEFLAGEFQRQAV
- a CDS encoding tartrate dehydrogenase; this translates as MTATSTSSAQRPFRIAVIPGDGIGKEVMPEGLRVLDAAARRFGIALDYRHIEWASCDYYARHGQMMPDDWKQQLDGVDAILFGAVGWPETVPDHISLWGSLLKFRREFDQYINLRPARLFDGVPSPLAGREAGDIDFLIVRENTEGEYSSVGGVMFEGTEREFVVQESVFTRHGTERVLKFAFDLAQQRARKHVTVATKSNGISISMPWWDKRAAETAAKYPDVTWDKQHIDILCARFVLNPDRFDVVVASNLFGDILSDLGPACTGTIGIAPSGNLNPERRFPSLFEPVHGSAPDIAGKNIANPIGMIWTAAMMLDFLGHGEGRAREAHDAIVAAITKVIKAGPRTGDMGGRANTTEVGQAIAAVVSAG
- a CDS encoding LLM class flavin-dependent oxidoreductase is translated as MSQPTRKLRLGAYMSGSAVQGDSWRHPDTDTDADSQFARYRHYAQELERGCFDALFFFDNLFMSTDPVALAHSPGAPRWDPVVLLAGLAGATKHIGLVASVSTTYSEPYNVARAFASLDHLSGGRAGWNLVTSTGGGENFNRDDHVDHALRYERANEFYDVVTGLWDSHAEDAFIRDKATGQWADPARIRTLDHRGKHFRVRGPLSAPRPVQGWPVIAQAGSSEAGRELAARAGELLYTAAQDIEDARAFYADVKTRALKYGRRPEHIFILPGVSPIVGRTQAEAQAIYDSLLAHRDPAVVLHALTNYASLGIDLGSLPLDAKVPLPEHVPETNSHKSRQKLLVDWIRREQPTVRELYTRFTGGGHRVLVGTPESIADDFQHWFETGAADGFNIMFPSAPVGITSFVDLVVPELQRRGLFRTHYEGRTFRENLGVPAIPNRHFAARPASSGSPPAAPSQPEDRQSPQAQPALTTAAIA
- a CDS encoding ABC transporter substrate-binding protein, whose product is MTNPASRAVPEISPVIDAFIAASAIAFGLYVSAPSRAALIRTTLARSAKRDLRARLNERWRERWPQLRAGLRRGVSVALSVAAILPFASKAADKPVLVVGDQAYNAQSLFEASGALRDAPYTVAWKQFPAGTPVIEAVNAGALDIGLQGDGPVLFLAAQGAQVKVIGIYRDSPDSVVLLAGPHTQIKSVEDLQGKTVAVTRGGWSQQLVLAALASKGLPLDSVKYSYLASVDSAAALQAGKVDATATWEPYVTRLRQAGARTVVTARGLIAAQSYLSTTQKVIDTKRDLLGDFVQRYQRAREWSLADPRHIERYADAWATKSRVDPKLAHQWFSTSRIRYEPLTEAAIAEAQKSVDDFVKTGTLAKRFDVRSLFDTSFNKFTQAAR